The Nitrospirota bacterium DNA segment TTATTCCACAAAGGGGCAGCGTTCGTCACGTTTGAACCTGCAATACAAGGTAATTTATCTTGTTGAGAAAGAAAATGTGACAGTTCTTGTTTTTGAGATCACACCCCACAGGGTAGAGGGTCAGGTCTTTATTATTGAATTTTCCATCTTATTCCCATTGACAATCCGGCTAACGGAAGAGTAATGCATCTCCAAATAATCTGCAACCTCCCTCTGACTGTATCCATACTCTTCCACCGCTTTCCGGATGA contains these protein-coding regions:
- a CDS encoding helix-turn-helix transcriptional regulator → IRKAVEEYGYSQREVADYLEMHYSSVSRIVNGNKMENSIIKT